A DNA window from Drosophila pseudoobscura strain MV-25-SWS-2005 chromosome 2, UCI_Dpse_MV25, whole genome shotgun sequence contains the following coding sequences:
- the mRpL19 gene encoding 39S ribosomal protein L19, mitochondrial gives MNSARAMSKVWAQQSAFNRIVTFSTKATQHAAAAVSSAGAEPPGEEKTSATAPAAAQPPTPTPTPVRKPIVPSNYRFIYPEFLPDPKVEWRNPIREKLERLDMLDRRRQIDLPEFYVGSIMAVTSSDPHAAGKTSRFVGICINRDRCGLRARFVLRNVIDHQGMEVVYELYDPTIQKVEVLRLEKRLDDNLFYLRDALPEFSTFDENMEAEHLEEGAPVPVNDIKVILRPRPWLERWERQNLRGVANIDQYIKDKHRKSAEKVQKPWEKYDLMKQYRSTIPEEEQKEVFAEVHTELHSLELQRKRNKRKRTFVKPKQLA, from the exons atgaaCAGCGCCAGGGCTATGAGCAAAGTATGGGCACAGCAGTCGGCCTTCAATCGAATCG TCACATTTTCCACGAAAGCCACGCAacatgccgccgccgctgtctCATCGGCAGGCGCCGAACCGCCAGGAGAAGAGAAAACTAGCGCGACTGCTCCCGCTGCAGCTCAGCCAcctacacccacacccacgccaGTGCGAAAACCCATTGTACCCTCGAACTATCGGTTCATTTATCCCGAATTCCTGCCCGACCCCAAAGTAGAGTGGCGCAATCCGATCCGTGAGAAGCTGGAACGTTTAGATATGCTGGACCGGCGGCGTCAAATCGATCTGCCCGAGTTTTATGTGGGCTCTATAATGGCGGTGACCAGCTCCGATCCCCATGCTGCGGGCAAGACAAGTCGCTTTGTCGGGATTTGCATAAATCGTGACCGTTGTGGTCTCCGCGCTCGCTTCGTACTACGGAACGTGATTGATCACCAGGGCATGGAGGTGGTCTACGAACTATACGATCCCACCATTCAAAAGGTAGAAGTGCTACGTCTCGAAAAGCGGCTGGATGACAACCTGTTTTACCTCCGTGACGCTCTGCCGGAGTTCAGCACGTTTGATGAGAACATGGAAGCCGAACATCTAGAAGAGGGCGCTCCAGTGCCGGTAAATGATATCAAAGTTATACTCCGTCCGCGGCCCTGGTTGGAGCGTTGGGAGCGCCAAAATCTACGCGGTGTGGCGAATATTGATCAGTATATTAAGGACAAGCACCGCAAATCGGCGGAGAAGGTGCAAAAGCCTTGGGAGAAGTACGATCTGATGAAGCAATATCGCTCCACCATACCCGAGGAAGAGCAGAAGGAGGTCTTCGCCGAGGTCCACACGGAACTGCACAGCCTGGAGCTGCAGCGCAAACGCAATAAGCGGAAACGCACCTTTGTGAAGCCCAAACAGCTTGCTTAA
- the Unc50 gene encoding protein unc-50 homolog: MSQYSHVKYTTSPTPSVVSGYSSASRLHSHLPPPANHRKDCLSATTKSYKYLRRLLKFNQMDFEFALWQMIYLLIAPQKVYRNFNYRKQTKSQFARDDPAFLVLLIVCLCVTSLGFAYVLGLSLLQSIGFIFYVIFVDCLLAGVIIASFFWAITNRYLRTNSLEPDIEWGYAFDVHLNAFFPPLMLLHCIQLFFYNWLISHTWFISRFLGNTFWLFGMSYYVYITFLGYNCIPHLKNTRLILIALPIIFLLYLVVTIIGWNATISFVNFYKYRVY, encoded by the exons atgAGCCAATATAGCCACGTTAAGTATACAACATCACCGACACCATCCGTGGTGTCCGGCTACTCGAGTGCTTCGCGGCTCCACTCGCACCTACCGCCCCCGGCGAACCATCGGAAGGATTGCCTGTCAGCGACCACAAAGAGCTACAAATATCTGCGACGTCTGCTCAAATTCAATCAAATGGACTTCGAATTTGCCCTGTGGCAAATGATCTATCTTCTAATAGCACCGCAGAAGGTGTATAGAAACTTTAACTACAGAAAACAAACCAAATCACAATTCGCCCGCGACGATCCGGCATTTCTGGTGCTCTTGATTGTCTGTCTATGTG TGACCTCCCTGGGATTTGCCTATGTCTTGGGGTTGAGCCTCTTGCAAAGCATCGGCTTTATCTTCTATGTGATTTTTGTTGACTGTCTTCTTGCTGGAGTTATTATTGCATCATTCTTCTGGGCGATTACAAATCGCTACTTGCGCACCAACAGCCTGGAGCCGGACATTGAGTGGGGCTATGCCTTCGATGTGCACTTGAATGCCTTCTTTCCGCCCCTTATGCTGCTTCACTGCATCCAGCTTTTCTTCTACAACTGGCTTATAAGTCATACGTGGTTCATATCGCGGTTTCTGGGCAACACTTTCTGGCTTTTCGGCATGAGCTACTATGTATATATCACCTTCCTGGGCTACAACT GCATTCCACATCTGAAGAACACCCGTCTCATACTCATTGCTCTGCCCATTATTTTCCTATTGTATCTGGTCGTTACAATCATTGGCTGGAATGCAACGATATCCTTTGTCAACTTCTACAAGTATCGCGTTTATTAA
- the LOC6897885 gene encoding nuclear RNA export factor 2-like, with the protein MDPRSQRYVLNFSDGSLPIQVDYPDPRIFRNCSTYGDRVPGLSWNEFSIHHLGQLEYLENPKQVILEAIFDVIDGEEFYPVAYECGPRADKFVARACKPAIDKLFAQKLCLRLSSGATVDISVQFGVAANRSKQISPPLLISQEVSRLMERLEVHSGVRGVLNLSNFGANPRFKNIVVSLANVATLKHVCNSIYHNDEHFSAVNGFIFANNHMKSVDPLKLFGDIEFGLLDLSENKIGSSVRLCRELKRVRAKELKLANNPITKGPKYPNNIKALQGNFSMVDGIPYDKLHKTYTPLNYDIDLESDGIRIDWTNKSKLADFEHSEDWHAFLVPDPMHALTETYLFRLFFLTANQFLSEIYPCYYKFDGKEHIFLVRNCFEQIAYLVHSCNLEIPIPVTMTNVEDPDVCMGPRTIPFYLRMNVSRFKLHHVDPQERITKCIQKCYVAQNQLLKMSDFQANEGLKGLWVHMGSTRILNNILTIISRQFMSNCSEIRLCNNNIFRIDAARVLSRMGSLRALDLGHNWINDLEDIKALGELPLKSLRLHGNPLCRKYGLPNDYIQAVKKIFPQLTTLDGVDLSSKPGQAPQKNFLCDIGAYELVGDVFLSNYLREFEQADMRANRLMKYYTEDSIFTMTCNYVMGRSQSFNAQLFKRISKYTKHSRDIKKWSDYTKATNEFHVGLMEIIGVLMELPSIVHDFLSVQTDVMHYNGQSAVIHVTGLMRDDSPTTHNQAELYLAFTRNFVLKVDKQGLGFGKKACRWKITNDHLSIMNPSRKQLEGAFKVCPLPKDRLMAPASEDSLDAKSHKLILFQQLTGLTSPWCTRIVESAEWDFERATKMFLEMKENREIPELAFI; encoded by the exons ATGGACCCCCGGA GCCAAAGATACGTGTTAAACTTTTCGGATGGATCCCTGCCGATCCAGGTGGATTATCCCGACCCCAGGATATTTAGAAACTGCTCAACTTATGGTGATCGGGTGCCGGGCTTGAGCTGGAATGAGTTTTCCATACATCATCTGGGACAACTCGAGTATTTGGAGAATCCAAAACAAGTGATACTCGAAGCCATCTTTGATGTGATTGACGGCGAGGAGTTCTATCCGGTGGCCTATGAG TGTGGTCCTCGCGCCGACAAATTTGTGGCGCGTGCCTGCAAACCGGCGATCGATAAGCTGTTTGCCCAGAAACTCTGCTTAAGGCTTTCCTCCGGCGCCACTGTAGacataagcgtgcagtttggTGTGGCCGCCAATAGAAGCAAGCAGATCTCGCCTCCTCTGCTAATTTCTCAGGAGGTTTCGCGCTTAATGGAGCGTCTGGAAGTGCATAGCGGCGTGCGTGGCGTTTTGAATCTGAGCAACTTCGGGGCGAATCCCCGTTTCAAGAACATTGTGGTTAGTCTGGCAAATGTGGCCACCTTAAAGCATGTCTGCAACAGCATCTATCATAACGATGAGCACTTTAGCGCGGTGAATGGGTTCATTTTCGCGAACAATCACATGAAGAGCGTGGATCCTCTGAAACTCTTTGGCGATATCGAATTTGGACTGCTGGATCTCAGTGAAAACAAG ATTGGTTCTTCGGTTCGTCTGTGCCGTGAATTGAAGCGTGTTCGTGCAAAGGAACTGAAGCTGGCCAACAATCCCATCACCAAGGGTCCCAAATATCCCAACAACATCAAGGCGCTGCAGGGAAACTTCAGTATGGTGGATGGCATTCCCTACGACAAGCTCCACAAAACCTATACGCCCCTGAATTATGACATTGATTTGGAGTCGGATGGCATACGCATTGACTGGACAAACAAATCGAAGCTGGCTGATTTTGAGCATAGCGAAGATTGGCATGCCTTTCTG GTACCTGATCCCATGCACGCGCTAACTGAAACATATCTCTTTAGATTATTCTTTCTTACGGCGAACCAATTTCTGAGCGAGATCTATCCCTGCTACTACAAG TTTGACGGAAAGGAACACATTTTTCTAGTGCGCAACTGCTTCGAACAGATTGCGTATTTGGTGCACAGTTGTAATCTGGAAATACCAATTCCCGTAACGATGACAAACGTAGAAGATCCAGATGTGTGCATGGGTCCTCGTACTATTCCGTTCTATCTGCGCATGAATGTCAGCCGCTTCAAGCTCCATCATGTGGATCCCCAGGAGAGGATTACCAAATGCATACAGAAGTGCTATGTGGCCCAGAATCAGCTGCTCAAAATGTCAGACTTCCAGGCAAACGAGGGCCTCAAGGGCCTTTGGGTCCACATGGGCTCGACGAGGATTCTGAACAATATTCTGACAATTATCTCGCGTCAATTCATGTCAAACTGCTCAGAGATCCGTCTGTGCAACAATAATATTTTCAGGATAGACGCCGCGCGCGTCCTGTCCCGAATGGGGAGCCTGAGGGCCCTGGATTTGGGCCACAATTGGATAAACGATTTGGAGGACATCAAGGCGTTAGGTGAGCTGCCGCTAAAGTCGCTTCGACTCCATGGCAATCCGCTGTGCCGAAAGTACGGCCTGCCCAATGATTATATCCAGGCAGTGAAGAAAATCTTCCCCCAACTTACGACGCTGGATGGGGTGGATCTGAGCAGCAAGCCGGGCCAGGCGCCGCAGAAGAACTTCCTTTGCGACATTGGGGCCTACGAGCTGGTGGGCGACGTATTTCTCAGCAACTATCTGCGCGAGTTCGAGCAGGCAGACATGAGGGCCAACCGCTTGATGAAATATTACACGGAAGACTCCATATTCACGATGACCTGCAACTATGTGATGGGGCGCTCGCAATCATTCAACGCCCAGCTCTTTAAGCGCATCTCAAAGTACACCAAGCATTCGCGAGATATCAAAAAGTGGTCGGACTATACCAAAGCCACAAACGAATTCCATGTGGGATTGATGGAGATCATTGGCGTGCTCATGGAGCTGCCGAGTATCGTCCACGACTTTCTCTCCGTCCAGACGGATGTGATGCATTACAATGGCCAGTCGGCAGTTATTCATGTCACGGGTCTGATGCGCGATGACTCTCCGACCACCCATAACCAGGCGGAGCTCTATTTGGCCTTTACCAGGAACTTCGTACTCAAGGTTGATAAGCAGGGACTG GGCTTTGGCAAGAAGGCTTGCCGATGGAAGATCACTAATGACCACCTGAGCATCATGAATCCCTCGAGGAAACAGTTAGAAGGTGCGTTCAAGGTCTGCCCACTGCCAAAGGATCGTCTAATGGCGCCAGCCTCCGAGGACTCACTTGATGCCAAGAGCCACAAGCTCATTTTGTTCCAGCAGCTTACCGGCCTAACATCTCCCTGGTGCACAAGAATCGTGGAGTCGGCCGAATGGGATTTTGAACGGGCCACTAAAATGTTTCTCGAAATGAAGGAAAACAGAGAGATTCCCGAATTGGCCTTCATTTAG